The Halosimplex litoreum genome has a window encoding:
- the polX gene encoding DNA polymerase/3'-5' exonuclease PolX: MSTDDEIADRLEEFADRLEAEGVEYKPRAYRRAAENVRDSPVDVAGLATDDGASAVGEIEGVGDAISSKIVEYVETGEIEELEELRAEMPVDIGALTRVEGVGPKTVGSLYEALGVEDLDDLEAAAEAGEIREVGGFGAKTEQNILENVEFAREATERELLGDARPRGDGVVSYLDGHPGVERIDLAGSLRRWKETIGDVDVLVGSDDPEAVIEAFVDWPEADGVIEAGGQKASVRSGEVRVDLRVVAPAEFGSALQYFTGSKDHNVTLRNVAIEADLKMNEYGVFDVADVDDPDADQRAGERVAGETEAGMYEALDLPWMAPELRENWGEIEAAREGELPDLVEPSAIRGDLHTHTGWSDGDHTVAEMVEGAADFGHDYVAITDHATGPGMVGGVGVPDEQLREQLDEVRGVADEADIAVFAGVEANVDTDGSVSVADDLLAELDVVVASPHSGLDGDGTDRLVAAAEHPEVDIIGHPTGRYINQRSGLDVDVERLASVAAESGTALEVNSNPARLDLGGGAVKAAVEVGATIAVDTDAHRPESYEYVRYGVHTARRGWAEQTDVLNTRGVEGLREFLE, translated from the coding sequence ATGAGCACCGACGACGAGATCGCCGACCGCCTCGAGGAGTTCGCCGACCGCCTCGAAGCCGAGGGCGTCGAGTACAAGCCCCGCGCCTACCGTCGCGCCGCCGAGAACGTCCGCGACTCGCCCGTCGACGTCGCGGGCCTCGCCACCGACGACGGCGCGTCCGCCGTCGGCGAGATCGAGGGCGTCGGCGACGCCATCTCCTCGAAGATCGTCGAGTACGTCGAAACCGGCGAGATCGAGGAGTTAGAGGAGTTACGTGCGGAGATGCCGGTCGACATCGGCGCGCTCACCCGCGTCGAAGGCGTCGGCCCGAAGACCGTCGGCAGCCTCTACGAGGCGCTGGGCGTCGAGGACCTCGACGACCTGGAAGCGGCCGCCGAAGCCGGCGAGATCCGGGAAGTCGGCGGCTTCGGCGCGAAGACCGAACAGAACATCCTGGAGAACGTCGAGTTCGCCCGCGAGGCGACCGAACGCGAGTTGCTGGGCGATGCGCGCCCGCGCGGCGACGGGGTCGTCTCGTATCTGGATGGCCACCCGGGCGTCGAGCGGATCGACCTCGCGGGGTCGCTGCGCCGGTGGAAGGAGACCATCGGCGACGTCGACGTGCTCGTCGGGAGCGACGACCCCGAGGCGGTGATCGAAGCGTTCGTCGACTGGCCCGAGGCCGACGGCGTCATCGAGGCCGGCGGCCAGAAGGCCAGCGTCCGCTCCGGCGAGGTCCGCGTCGACCTGCGCGTAGTCGCCCCCGCCGAGTTCGGGAGCGCGCTGCAGTACTTCACAGGCAGCAAGGACCACAACGTCACGCTCCGCAACGTCGCCATCGAAGCTGACCTGAAGATGAACGAGTACGGCGTCTTCGACGTCGCCGACGTGGACGACCCCGACGCCGACCAGCGGGCCGGCGAGCGCGTCGCCGGCGAGACCGAGGCGGGCATGTACGAGGCGCTGGACCTGCCGTGGATGGCCCCCGAACTCCGCGAGAACTGGGGCGAGATCGAGGCCGCTCGAGAGGGCGAGCTCCCCGATCTCGTCGAGCCGTCGGCGATCCGCGGCGACCTGCACACCCACACGGGCTGGTCGGACGGGGACCACACGGTCGCGGAGATGGTCGAGGGCGCCGCCGACTTCGGCCACGACTACGTCGCGATCACCGACCACGCCACCGGGCCGGGCATGGTCGGCGGCGTCGGCGTCCCCGACGAACAGCTCCGCGAGCAACTCGACGAGGTCCGCGGGGTCGCCGACGAGGCCGACATCGCGGTGTTCGCTGGCGTCGAGGCGAACGTCGACACCGACGGGTCGGTCTCGGTGGCCGACGACCTGCTCGCCGAGCTGGACGTGGTCGTCGCCTCGCCCCACTCCGGGCTGGACGGCGACGGCACCGACCGGCTGGTCGCCGCCGCCGAGCACCCCGAAGTCGACATCATCGGCCACCCGACCGGCCGGTACATCAATCAGCGATCCGGGCTGGACGTTGACGTCGAGCGGCTGGCGTCGGTCGCGGCCGAGTCCGGCACCGCGCTGGAGGTCAACTCGAACCCCGCCCGGCTGGACCTGGGTGGCGGCGCGGTCAAGGCCGCGGTCGAGGTGGGGGCGACGATCGCCGTCGATACCGACGCTCACCGGCCCGAAAGCTACGAATACGTCCGATACGGCGTTCACACGGCCCGTCGTGGTTGGGCCGAGCAGACCGACGTACTCAATACGCGAGGCGTCGAAGGCCTGCGCGAGTTCCTCGAATGA
- a CDS encoding DUF5788 family protein: MQEYERKQLLERIGREGATVGATIPEHIEIQGEDIDLREFVFEIKRRDTVPAGERERVDQAKKNLRRERREREDLIEDGEISREEGEALAEAIIGIDRALNALENLGPTNLEAEIEAQETADKKRWMSFLKKALGQDQDSQGSHRSRSP, from the coding sequence GTGCAAGAGTACGAGCGCAAACAGCTCCTGGAACGCATCGGCCGCGAGGGAGCCACCGTGGGTGCGACGATCCCCGAGCACATCGAGATCCAGGGGGAGGACATCGACCTGCGGGAGTTCGTCTTCGAGATCAAGCGGCGCGACACCGTCCCGGCGGGCGAGCGCGAGCGCGTCGACCAGGCCAAGAAGAACCTCCGGCGTGAACGCCGCGAACGCGAGGACCTGATCGAGGACGGGGAGATCTCCCGCGAGGAGGGCGAAGCACTGGCCGAGGCGATCATCGGGATCGACCGCGCGCTCAACGCGCTGGAGAACCTCGGTCCGACGAACCTCGAAGCGGAGATCGAGGCCCAGGAGACCGCCGACAAGAAGCGCTGGATGAGCTTCCTGAAGAAGGCGCTCGGACAGGACCAGGACAGCCAGGGGAGCCATCGGTCGAGGTCGCCATGA
- a CDS encoding DUF7110 family protein has protein sequence MSRVYRLHSTLELPLEDVYDFFDDPDLPDDIEDVDITRRNNTLIISAVSADESISKYTPTAQLKASVTENRVYEEIEEEDEEDSSPVHTTDTAGGPQWGALEEEEEEPPSELVEYACFKGDRETVLQNSTLQYEMFLVLCDIAREAEKGTLTAITCPDDDLEAVRIVDSEDRPASINVVEDPREDEDSEGVNWRDNEFISG, from the coding sequence ATGTCCCGCGTATACAGACTCCATTCGACACTGGAACTGCCCCTGGAGGACGTGTACGACTTCTTCGACGACCCGGACCTCCCGGACGATATCGAAGACGTCGACATCACCCGCCGGAACAACACGCTCATCATCAGCGCTGTCTCCGCCGACGAGAGCATCAGTAAGTACACACCGACTGCACAGCTGAAAGCCAGCGTCACGGAGAACCGCGTCTACGAGGAGATCGAAGAGGAAGACGAGGAGGACAGCTCCCCCGTTCACACCACCGACACCGCCGGCGGCCCGCAGTGGGGCGCCCTCGAAGAGGAAGAGGAGGAACCGCCCTCGGAACTCGTCGAGTACGCCTGCTTCAAGGGCGACCGCGAGACAGTCCTGCAGAACAGCACCCTCCAGTACGAGATGTTCCTCGTGCTCTGTGACATCGCCCGCGAGGCCGAGAAAGGCACGCTCACGGCCATCACGTGTCCCGACGACGACCTGGAGGCCGTCCGCATCGTCGACAGCGAGGACCGGCCCGCCTCCATCAACGTCGTCGAGGACCCTCGCGAAGACGAGGACTCCGAAGGCGTCAACTGGCGCGACAACGAGTTCATCAGCGGCTAA
- a CDS encoding HalOD1 output domain-containing protein gives MSTTTPGHSDDSQPPSESVVSSVAAHKGVDQVALPPLYEALDPDALDALFSTPDGTGGRVTFDYAGCTVECASDGSVDVRDAAV, from the coding sequence ATGAGCACGACCACACCAGGTCACAGTGACGATAGCCAGCCGCCGAGCGAGAGCGTCGTCTCGTCGGTCGCCGCGCACAAGGGCGTCGACCAGGTGGCGCTCCCGCCGCTGTACGAGGCGCTCGACCCGGACGCGCTCGACGCGCTGTTCTCCACGCCGGACGGGACCGGGGGACGAGTGACGTTCGACTACGCGGGCTGTACGGTCGAGTGCGCGAGCGACGGAAGCGTCGACGTGCGCGACGCCGCGGTGTGA
- a CDS encoding stage II sporulation protein M has translation MSADTDQRGANDDGTKPQAGDTGGRRSLRELHREARYTRWFRWHLVAALVVFFGSAFAAYAVVGSIPVAQLEALIREAQAGVPADSPLPELAFVPLLLNNLRALLLIGLGTVTGGLLSLFGLVVNGALVGAVVSVVVRQTSWAVVLSLLLPHGVLELSAFFAAAAIGLRVTHRIVRYLLGWDETALSRVELYELAVIGAILAVTIVVAAWIEVYLTRDVAEWLLGPGVLPE, from the coding sequence ATGAGTGCCGATACCGACCAGCGTGGGGCGAACGACGACGGGACGAAACCCCAGGCGGGCGACACTGGCGGGAGACGGTCACTTCGGGAGCTGCACCGGGAGGCGCGGTACACCCGGTGGTTCCGGTGGCACCTGGTCGCGGCGTTAGTCGTCTTCTTCGGGAGCGCGTTCGCGGCCTACGCGGTCGTCGGGTCGATCCCCGTCGCGCAGCTGGAGGCGCTGATCCGGGAGGCTCAGGCGGGGGTGCCGGCCGACAGCCCGCTGCCGGAACTGGCGTTCGTGCCGCTGTTGCTCAACAACCTCAGGGCTCTGTTGTTGATCGGCCTCGGGACGGTCACCGGCGGGCTGCTCTCGCTGTTCGGGCTGGTCGTCAACGGCGCCCTCGTCGGCGCGGTGGTCTCGGTCGTCGTCCGCCAGACCTCCTGGGCGGTGGTCCTCTCGCTGTTGCTCCCCCACGGGGTGCTCGAACTCTCGGCCTTCTTCGCGGCGGCGGCGATCGGACTACGCGTCACCCACCGGATCGTCCGGTACCTCCTCGGCTGGGACGAGACAGCGCTGTCGCGGGTCGAACTGTACGAACTCGCCGTCATCGGTGCCATCCTGGCCGTCACGATCGTCGTCGCGGCCTGGATCGAGGTGTACCTCACCCGCGACGTGGCCGAGTGGCTCCTGGGTCCGGGTGTCCTGCCGGAATAG
- a CDS encoding phosphoadenosine phosphosulfate reductase family protein, which translates to MSAEFPDYLDVDYSEGEGEDPADYPHVNDKIEKAIEVTRRGLEEYENPVVMWTGGKDSTLTLYFVKEVAEQFDLEVPPVVFIDHYQHFDELIDFVEHWADEWDLEVIWARNEDVGEIVDEQGLEPGDDIAIDDLSEHNQHHVREILEYEEDSFPFLLDTYVGNHLLKTVALNDAIEEYDVDGIISGIRWDEQESRADETFFSPRHDPDIYPPHDRVQTILQFDEAAVWEAFWNFVVPDTVEAFPDEGYVPETDDDLPEGIEQDDIPVSPKYFAGFRSLGSEVSTDKAAEEPAWQQDLDSTTERAGRAQDKEDLMERLRDLGYM; encoded by the coding sequence ATGTCAGCCGAGTTCCCCGACTACCTGGACGTCGACTACAGCGAAGGCGAAGGCGAAGACCCGGCCGACTACCCGCACGTCAACGACAAGATCGAGAAGGCGATCGAGGTCACCCGACGGGGCCTCGAGGAGTACGAGAACCCGGTCGTGATGTGGACGGGCGGCAAGGACTCGACGCTCACGCTGTACTTCGTCAAGGAGGTCGCCGAGCAGTTCGACCTCGAAGTCCCCCCGGTCGTGTTCATCGACCACTACCAGCACTTCGACGAGCTGATCGACTTCGTCGAGCACTGGGCCGACGAGTGGGACCTGGAGGTCATCTGGGCCCGCAACGAGGACGTCGGCGAGATCGTCGACGAGCAGGGTCTCGAACCCGGCGACGATATCGCGATCGACGACCTCTCCGAACACAACCAGCACCACGTCCGGGAGATCCTCGAGTACGAGGAAGATAGCTTCCCGTTCCTGCTCGACACTTACGTCGGCAACCACCTGCTCAAGACGGTGGCGCTCAACGACGCCATCGAGGAGTACGACGTCGACGGCATCATCTCCGGCATCCGCTGGGACGAGCAGGAGTCGCGCGCCGACGAGACGTTCTTCTCGCCGCGCCACGACCCGGACATCTACCCGCCCCACGACCGCGTCCAGACCATCCTCCAGTTCGACGAGGCCGCCGTCTGGGAAGCGTTCTGGAACTTCGTCGTCCCCGACACCGTCGAGGCGTTCCCGGACGAGGGCTACGTCCCCGAGACCGACGACGACCTGCCCGAGGGCATCGAGCAGGACGACATCCCCGTCTCGCCGAAGTACTTCGCGGGCTTCCGCTCGCTCGGTTCCGAGGTCAGTACGGATAAAGCCGCCGAGGAGCCCGCCTGGCAGCAGGATCTGGACTCGACGACCGAACGCGCCGGCCGCGCCCAGGACAAAGAGGACCTGATGGAGCGCCTGCGCGACCTCGGTTACATGTAG
- a CDS encoding DUF7344 domain-containing protein, whose protein sequence is MSETMTEIELEYAATDELNDDERYRIFADRRRRLTLAVLDERTTPIDLQELASQVVARGEGSEADDAGLTEAAIELHHKHLPMMDALGVLEYDPAERCVEP, encoded by the coding sequence ATGTCAGAGACAATGACCGAAATCGAACTGGAATACGCGGCCACGGACGAACTGAACGACGACGAGCGGTACCGAATCTTCGCGGACCGGCGGCGCCGACTGACGCTCGCCGTCCTCGACGAGCGAACGACGCCGATCGACCTGCAGGAACTCGCCTCGCAGGTCGTCGCGCGCGGAGAGGGGAGCGAGGCGGACGACGCCGGACTAACCGAGGCGGCGATCGAACTCCACCACAAACACCTGCCGATGATGGACGCGCTCGGCGTCCTGGAGTACGACCCGGCCGAACGGTGCGTCGAACCGTAG
- a CDS encoding PAS domain S-box protein, with protein sequence MDEGSLTDAMRTTLALFDDGGEPQTTTEIADRLDLGRRATYGRLDRLVERERLRTKKVGANARVWWRPVRSEPEWPAAAESLVEDVLDDVEVGIFVLDETFEVAWINGATERYFGIDRERALGRDKRELVADRVAPAVERSGRFESSVLATYDDNTYTERFECHVTPEEGRTERWLEHRSKPVESGAYAGGRVELYYDVTERVRSERARREEHREFASLVEAIEGYAIVTLDPDGHVETWNPGAERIKGYEAEAIVGEHFSTFYTEADRAAGVPAESLETAAERGSLEAEGWRVRADGTRFWADVTITAIRGDDGELKGYAKVTHDVTERRARERRLARQHDELVSELDEVFERVDDAFYALDEYFRFTYVNDRAEELLGRDRGDLLGRSVWRALDVEEADPIRERFERAMATQESSTFERFSEPLGIWETVRIYPSPSGLSVYFRDITERKETEMALSENEERLRLALEAGDLGVWELDLESGTSPDRSPRHDRIFGYEQPQAEWSFERFLDHVHPADRERVEESFEAAFDTGEWRFECRIVRADGAERWIEGQGEFFDGEGGEPERAVGVVNDVTERVERERELEESKTRYQTLVEHFPNGAVTLVDADLRYVTVGGTPPGEADVDPDELEGRSLREVLPADVADLLVPRYEAALDGEAGEFEADLGDRSYEFRVVPVRDESGAVSAVMGMSQDVTGRRAYEDYLEDAKSQLEAATEAGAIGTWEWHAPEDRFVAGTALARQFGVAPAAAREGVSVERFFEAVHEADRARVEREVRAALDECGEYESEYRVRDAEGELRWVVARGSVECDEDGDPVSFPGALTDITERKRTEIVLERQREQLAALNNLNEVVRETTEAVIEQSTREEIERTVCERLAATDSYLFAWIGDVDARSETVNLRTEAGVEGYLDGISISVDPDDERSGGPTGRALRTSETQISHDIRADERHDPWRSHIEEYGFQSSAAVPIVHEGTTYGVLNVYAERPRAFDGREGAVLTQLGEVVGHAIAAAERKRALMSDELVELEFRIRDVFAALGVQGETGGRVTLDHFVPVGDDEFLVHGTATDEAVETVRTFVEALPHWEDLSVSSDGDPAKFELRLTEPPVLSAVASQGGYVQSAVIEDGDYLMRIHLAPSVDVRRVIDAVEDAYPTARMLRRRQISRDHGDSESTPRGLIEDLTERQRVALEAAYHAGFFEWPRDASGESVAESLGVAAPTFHQHLRKAERKVFESIFSSLVPQPG encoded by the coding sequence ATGGACGAGGGATCGCTGACGGACGCGATGCGTACCACGCTGGCGCTGTTCGACGATGGGGGGGAACCGCAGACGACGACGGAGATAGCGGACCGGCTCGACCTGGGGCGTCGGGCCACGTACGGCCGACTGGACCGACTGGTCGAACGGGAACGACTCCGGACGAAGAAGGTCGGGGCGAACGCCCGGGTCTGGTGGCGGCCGGTACGGTCGGAGCCCGAGTGGCCGGCCGCGGCCGAATCGCTGGTCGAGGACGTGCTCGACGACGTGGAAGTGGGGATCTTCGTCCTCGACGAGACGTTCGAAGTCGCGTGGATAAACGGCGCCACCGAGCGCTACTTCGGGATCGACCGCGAGCGGGCGCTGGGCCGCGACAAGCGCGAGCTCGTGGCCGACCGGGTCGCACCGGCCGTCGAACGGTCGGGCCGGTTCGAGTCATCCGTCCTCGCGACGTACGACGACAACACCTACACCGAGCGCTTCGAGTGTCACGTCACGCCGGAGGAGGGCCGCACGGAACGCTGGCTCGAACACCGCTCGAAGCCGGTCGAGTCGGGCGCGTACGCGGGTGGCCGGGTCGAACTGTACTACGACGTCACCGAACGGGTCCGCTCGGAACGGGCGCGCCGCGAGGAGCACCGAGAGTTCGCGTCGCTCGTCGAAGCTATCGAGGGGTACGCCATCGTCACCCTCGACCCAGATGGGCACGTCGAGACCTGGAACCCGGGCGCCGAGCGGATCAAGGGCTACGAGGCAGAGGCGATCGTCGGCGAGCACTTCTCGACGTTCTACACCGAGGCGGACCGGGCGGCCGGCGTCCCGGCGGAGAGCCTCGAGACCGCGGCCGAGCGCGGCTCGCTGGAGGCTGAGGGGTGGCGCGTCCGGGCCGACGGCACGCGGTTCTGGGCCGACGTGACCATCACGGCGATCCGCGGCGACGACGGCGAGCTAAAGGGGTACGCCAAGGTAACCCACGACGTGACCGAGCGGCGGGCGCGCGAACGGCGCCTCGCGCGCCAGCACGACGAGCTGGTGTCGGAACTCGACGAGGTCTTCGAGCGCGTCGACGACGCGTTCTACGCGCTCGACGAGTATTTCAGGTTCACGTACGTCAACGACCGCGCCGAGGAGTTGCTGGGGCGCGACCGCGGGGACCTGCTCGGCCGGTCGGTCTGGCGGGCCCTCGACGTCGAGGAGGCGGACCCGATCCGCGAGCGGTTCGAGCGGGCGATGGCGACCCAGGAGTCGTCGACGTTCGAGCGGTTCTCGGAACCGCTCGGCATCTGGGAGACGGTCCGGATCTACCCCTCGCCGTCCGGGCTGTCCGTCTACTTCCGCGACATCACCGAGCGCAAGGAGACCGAGATGGCGCTGAGCGAGAACGAGGAACGCCTGCGGCTCGCGCTCGAGGCCGGGGACCTCGGCGTCTGGGAACTCGACCTCGAGAGCGGGACGTCCCCGGACCGTTCCCCGAGGCACGACCGGATATTCGGCTACGAGCAGCCACAGGCGGAGTGGAGCTTCGAGCGGTTCCTCGACCACGTCCACCCGGCGGACCGCGAGCGCGTCGAAGAGAGTTTCGAGGCGGCGTTCGACACCGGCGAGTGGCGCTTCGAGTGCCGCATCGTCCGCGCCGACGGCGCCGAGCGGTGGATCGAGGGCCAGGGCGAGTTCTTCGACGGTGAGGGGGGCGAGCCCGAGCGGGCGGTCGGCGTCGTCAACGACGTCACCGAGCGCGTGGAGCGCGAGCGCGAACTCGAGGAGTCGAAGACGCGGTACCAGACGCTCGTCGAGCACTTCCCCAACGGGGCGGTCACGCTCGTCGACGCGGACCTCCGGTACGTCACCGTCGGCGGGACGCCGCCCGGGGAGGCCGACGTCGACCCCGACGAGCTGGAGGGGCGGTCGCTCCGGGAGGTCTTGCCGGCCGACGTCGCCGACCTGCTCGTCCCGCGCTACGAGGCCGCGCTGGACGGCGAGGCGGGCGAGTTCGAGGCCGACCTCGGCGACCGTAGCTACGAGTTCCGGGTGGTCCCCGTCCGCGACGAGTCCGGGGCGGTGTCAGCGGTCATGGGGATGTCCCAGGACGTCACCGGCCGGCGGGCCTACGAGGACTACCTCGAGGACGCCAAGTCCCAGCTCGAGGCCGCGACGGAGGCCGGTGCGATCGGGACCTGGGAGTGGCACGCCCCCGAGGACCGGTTCGTCGCGGGGACCGCCCTGGCGCGGCAGTTCGGCGTCGCGCCCGCAGCGGCCAGAGAGGGCGTCTCCGTCGAGCGGTTCTTCGAGGCCGTCCACGAGGCGGACCGCGCCCGCGTCGAACGCGAGGTCAGGGCCGCGCTGGACGAGTGCGGGGAGTACGAGTCGGAGTACCGCGTGCGCGACGCGGAGGGCGAACTGCGCTGGGTCGTCGCGCGCGGGTCCGTCGAGTGCGACGAAGACGGCGACCCCGTCTCGTTCCCGGGCGCGCTCACCGACATCACCGAACGCAAGCGGACGGAGATCGTCCTCGAACGACAGCGCGAGCAGCTCGCGGCGCTGAACAACCTCAACGAGGTCGTCCGCGAGACCACCGAGGCCGTGATCGAACAGTCCACGCGCGAGGAGATCGAGCGGACGGTCTGCGAGCGGCTCGCGGCGACGGACTCGTACCTGTTCGCGTGGATCGGCGACGTCGACGCACGCTCCGAGACGGTGAACCTGCGGACGGAGGCCGGCGTCGAGGGGTACCTCGACGGGATCTCAATCTCCGTCGACCCCGACGACGAGCGCAGCGGGGGGCCGACGGGCAGAGCCCTCCGGACGAGCGAGACGCAGATCTCACACGACATCCGCGCCGACGAGCGTCACGACCCCTGGCGGTCGCACATCGAGGAGTACGGGTTCCAGTCCTCGGCGGCGGTGCCGATCGTCCACGAGGGGACGACCTACGGCGTGCTCAACGTCTACGCCGAACGACCACGGGCCTTCGACGGCCGGGAGGGGGCCGTCCTCACTCAGCTGGGCGAGGTCGTGGGCCACGCCATCGCCGCCGCCGAACGCAAACGGGCGCTGATGAGCGACGAACTGGTCGAACTCGAGTTCCGGATCCGGGACGTGTTCGCTGCCCTCGGCGTTCAGGGGGAGACCGGGGGCCGGGTGACCCTCGACCACTTCGTCCCCGTCGGCGACGACGAGTTCCTCGTCCACGGGACCGCGACGGACGAGGCGGTCGAGACCGTCCGGACCTTCGTCGAGGCGCTCCCCCACTGGGAGGACCTGTCGGTCAGTTCTGACGGCGATCCGGCGAAGTTCGAACTCCGGTTGACCGAGCCGCCGGTCCTGTCGGCCGTCGCGTCGCAGGGCGGGTACGTCCAGAGCGCCGTCATCGAGGACGGCGACTACCTGATGCGCATCCACCTCGCACCGTCCGTCGACGTGCGGCGGGTCATCGACGCCGTCGAAGACGCCTACCCGACCGCCCGGATGCTCCGCCGCCGCCAGATCAGTCGCGACCACGGCGACTCGGAATCGACGCCGCGGGGGCTGATCGAGGACCTGACCGAACGGCAACGCGTCGCGCTCGAAGCCGCCTACCACGCCGGATTCTTCGAGTGGCCCCGCGACGCGTCCGGCGAGTCCGTCGCCGAGTCGCTCGGCGTCGCGGCGCCGACCTTCCACCAGCACCTCCGGAAGGCCGAACGCAAGGTGTTCGAGTCGATCTTCTCGTCGCTCGTCCCGCAACCCGGATAG